The following coding sequences are from one uncultured Cohaesibacter sp. window:
- the upp gene encoding uracil phosphoribosyltransferase, producing the protein MEQVTVVNHPLVQHKLTIMRDKDTSTASFRQLLREISHLLCYEATRELEMTTKHIETPLMEMKAPTLSGKKLVFASILRAGNGLLEGMLDLVPSARVAHVGLYRDPVSFEAVEYYFKAPEDLEDRLVIAVDPMLATANSAVLAINKLKERGAQNLRFVSLLAAPEGIEAFTSAHPDVPIITAAIDKKLNEKNYILPGLGDAGDRMYGTK; encoded by the coding sequence ATGGAGCAGGTAACCGTCGTCAACCACCCGCTTGTCCAGCATAAGCTGACCATCATGCGCGATAAGGACACGTCCACCGCGTCTTTCCGCCAGCTGCTGCGGGAGATCTCTCACCTGCTCTGCTACGAGGCGACCCGTGAGCTGGAAATGACCACCAAGCACATCGAAACGCCCTTGATGGAAATGAAGGCCCCAACCCTTTCCGGCAAGAAGCTGGTTTTTGCCTCGATCCTCAGAGCGGGCAACGGTCTGCTTGAAGGCATGCTCGATCTGGTCCCTTCCGCTCGCGTTGCCCATGTCGGCCTTTACCGAGATCCGGTGAGCTTCGAAGCTGTTGAATATTACTTCAAGGCTCCCGAAGATCTGGAAGATCGCCTCGTGATTGCGGTCGACCCCATGCTGGCAACGGCAAACTCGGCCGTGCTTGCCATCAACAAACTCAAGGAGCGCGGTGCGCAGAACCTTCGGTTTGTCTCACTTCTGGCCGCTCCCGAAGGCATCGAGGCCTTCACCAGCGCTCACCCGGACGTGCCGATCATCACTGCGGCGATTGACAAGAAACTCAATGAGAAAAACTACATCCTGCCAGGTCTCGGCGATGCCGGTGACCGGATGTATGGCACCAAATAG
- a CDS encoding adenosine deaminase, whose protein sequence is MATNALTPSGRSLLKAELHVHIEGAAHPDLVRKLAARHGTNLDEIMRDDGTYIWSDFTTFLQCYDRVAAVITTPEDYADLTEDYLLRNAAEGCFYTEFFLSPDHVALLGMSYDNLLEGVTEGLRRAKEICAKDGFPIDARFIVTCLRHMGPEPAIEVARRVAARPHPLVTGFGMGGDERMHSQLAFKPAFEIAHDAGLACTTHAGEFGGPESVRDALDHLPVTRIGHGVRSHEDPELMKRLADEGILLEVCPHSNVALGLYETLSDHPIEKLMAASIRTTVSSDDPPFFATSIGKEYDALQALKGWDNSVMEAFTERALEAAFIDEASRAGLLSRLTKGD, encoded by the coding sequence ATGGCAACGAACGCACTCACCCCCTCAGGTCGCAGTCTTCTGAAGGCCGAACTGCATGTCCATATCGAAGGGGCCGCCCATCCAGATCTGGTCCGCAAGCTGGCCGCGCGCCACGGCACCAATCTTGATGAAATCATGCGCGACGACGGCACCTACATCTGGTCCGACTTCACCACTTTTCTTCAATGCTACGACCGGGTCGCCGCTGTTATCACCACGCCTGAAGACTATGCGGATCTCACCGAGGATTATCTCCTGCGCAATGCGGCAGAAGGCTGTTTCTATACCGAGTTTTTCCTCTCGCCCGATCATGTGGCGCTTCTCGGCATGAGCTACGACAATCTGCTCGAAGGGGTAACCGAAGGGCTGAGACGAGCAAAGGAGATCTGCGCCAAGGACGGATTCCCGATTGACGCCCGCTTCATCGTCACCTGCCTCAGGCACATGGGACCGGAACCTGCCATCGAGGTTGCCCGCCGTGTTGCCGCAAGACCTCATCCTCTGGTCACCGGCTTCGGCATGGGCGGCGACGAGCGCATGCACTCCCAGCTCGCCTTCAAACCGGCCTTCGAGATCGCGCATGACGCCGGTCTCGCCTGTACCACCCACGCTGGTGAGTTCGGCGGCCCTGAAAGCGTTCGCGACGCGCTGGATCATTTGCCCGTCACTCGCATCGGCCATGGCGTCCGGTCGCACGAGGACCCCGAGCTGATGAAACGCCTTGCCGATGAGGGCATCCTGCTTGAGGTTTGCCCACATTCAAACGTGGCGCTCGGCCTCTATGAGACCCTCTCCGACCACCCGATTGAAAAGCTGATGGCAGCCAGTATCAGGACCACAGTCTCCTCTGATGATCCGCCCTTTTTTGCCACCAGCATCGGCAAGGAATATGACGCGCTTCAAGCCTTGAAGGGCTGGGACAATAGCGTCATGGAAGCCTTCACAGAGCGTGCACTGGAGGCCGCCTTCATTGATGAGGCGAGCCGGGCCGGGTTGTTGTCTCGCCTGACAAAAGGCGACTGA
- a CDS encoding phosphopentomutase, with protein MARAFLLVLDSFGIGNAPDAAQYGHPESDEGSDTLGHIAAACAAGTADKDGLRSGPLSLPNMDRLGLGLVAEKATGSRPANLDYTGEPIGLCANAVEVSKGKDTPSGHWEIAGVPVPFDWGYFPDTQPSFPPEMTEAFIKAAGLPGILGDKHASGTVIINELGEEHIRTGKPICYTSADSVYQIAAHEEHFGLDRLYEICEIAYELVKPYNIGRIIARPFVGETPADFERTGNRRDFSVLPPEPTLLDRTKAAGRQVLAVGKISDIFAAQGVTKKMKATGNPQIFETTLKAISEAKDGDLVFSNLVDFDMHYGHRRDIPGYAAALEYFDARIPELEAVLKPGDMVILTADHGCDPSWPGTDHTREQVPVLMFGPGIKGRYAGQRLTFADIGETVADHLGLAPGQHGTSFLKA; from the coding sequence ATGGCAAGAGCATTTCTACTGGTTCTGGATTCCTTCGGCATCGGCAACGCGCCGGACGCCGCGCAATATGGTCATCCGGAGAGCGATGAAGGGTCGGACACGCTGGGGCACATCGCCGCCGCCTGTGCGGCTGGCACTGCTGACAAGGATGGCCTGCGCTCCGGCCCCTTGAGCCTGCCCAACATGGACCGGCTTGGTCTGGGACTGGTGGCCGAAAAGGCCACGGGCTCCCGCCCAGCCAATCTCGACTATACGGGCGAGCCAATCGGGCTTTGCGCCAATGCGGTTGAAGTCTCCAAAGGCAAGGACACGCCATCAGGCCATTGGGAGATCGCCGGTGTGCCGGTTCCCTTCGACTGGGGTTATTTCCCCGACACCCAGCCGTCCTTCCCGCCCGAGATGACCGAAGCTTTTATCAAGGCCGCCGGTCTGCCCGGCATTCTGGGCGACAAGCATGCTTCAGGCACGGTGATCATCAACGAGCTCGGCGAAGAGCACATCCGGACCGGCAAGCCGATCTGCTACACCAGCGCCGACTCGGTCTATCAGATCGCCGCCCATGAGGAGCATTTTGGTCTCGACCGGCTCTATGAGATCTGCGAGATCGCCTATGAACTGGTCAAGCCCTACAACATCGGCCGTATCATTGCCCGGCCCTTCGTCGGCGAAACGCCCGCAGACTTCGAACGCACGGGCAACCGGCGGGATTTCTCGGTTTTGCCCCCCGAACCGACCCTGCTGGACCGGACCAAGGCCGCAGGCCGTCAGGTGCTGGCCGTGGGCAAGATCTCTGACATTTTTGCCGCTCAGGGCGTGACGAAAAAGATGAAGGCGACAGGCAACCCGCAGATTTTCGAGACCACCCTTAAAGCCATTTCCGAGGCAAAGGACGGCGATCTGGTCTTCTCCAATCTCGTCGACTTCGACATGCACTATGGCCACCGCCGCGACATTCCCGGCTATGCCGCCGCGCTCGAATATTTCGACGCCCGCATCCCCGAACTCGAAGCGGTGCTGAAGCCCGGCGACATGGTGATCCTCACCGCCGATCATGGCTGCGATCCGAGCTGGCCTGGAACTGACCACACCCGCGAGCAGGTGCCGGTGTTGATGTTCGGCCCCGGCATCAAGGGACGCTATGCCGGACAGCGCCTCACCTTTGCCGATATCGGCGAAACTGTAGCGGATCATCTGGGACTGGCACCCGGACAACACGGCACGTCTTTTCTGAAAGCATGA